Proteins from one Leptospira wolffii serovar Khorat str. Khorat-H2 genomic window:
- the nhaC gene encoding Na+/H+ antiporter NhaC, which produces MSRTEPGLWLSLVPLFFLIVSLTSAGLLFGGGIAEGPAQILLFTAGAISAGISRLRGIAWIRIEETVLDSMRNVLQPIVILLLIGALIGVWIRSGIVPALIVWGLELLKPEIFLPSAIILSSVVSLATGSSWSTVGTMGVALVGVGAGLGLPLGMVAGAIVSGAYFGDKLSPFSETTNLASSITGVSLLSHIRNMARTTLPAFGICLIAFGFLGMGTEWKGTSSAVSPVISVLRSEFAISWILLLPPLITFCMIYMRVSAIPSIFIGIVTGGICALFTQSNLYSVSGEWRESVTSAFKILVSAASEGTKLKTGEPIVDGLLSRGGMSSMLPTVWLILSAMFYAGTMEGGGMTKSIADSILKWVGGRSSLIASTVFTCLGVNLLCADQYLAIVVPGKMFKEAYHRRGMDPRNLSRSLEDSGTMTSALVPWNSCGAFMAAALGVPTAVYLPYAFLNLLSPVFSLISGATGWGIAGRSDGLSDKPSEEGFGS; this is translated from the coding sequence ATGAGTCGTACAGAACCGGGCCTCTGGCTTTCCTTAGTTCCTCTTTTCTTTTTGATCGTTTCTTTGACGAGTGCCGGACTACTATTCGGAGGAGGCATCGCTGAAGGTCCCGCTCAAATTCTTCTATTTACCGCGGGTGCGATCTCTGCGGGGATTTCCAGACTTAGAGGAATCGCGTGGATACGAATCGAAGAAACCGTTTTGGATTCCATGAGGAACGTGCTGCAACCGATCGTGATTCTACTCTTGATCGGAGCATTGATCGGAGTTTGGATCCGTTCCGGGATCGTTCCCGCTTTGATCGTTTGGGGGCTGGAATTATTGAAGCCTGAGATTTTTCTTCCTTCGGCGATTATTCTTTCTTCAGTGGTTTCTTTAGCTACGGGTAGTTCCTGGTCCACTGTGGGAACCATGGGAGTTGCCCTAGTAGGAGTGGGCGCGGGACTCGGACTTCCTTTGGGGATGGTGGCGGGAGCCATCGTATCCGGAGCTTACTTCGGAGATAAACTTTCTCCATTTTCGGAGACCACGAATCTTGCGTCTTCGATCACCGGAGTTTCTCTATTATCGCATATTCGTAATATGGCTAGAACTACCTTGCCTGCTTTCGGCATCTGTCTCATCGCCTTCGGTTTTTTAGGAATGGGAACGGAATGGAAAGGAACTTCTTCCGCAGTTTCTCCCGTCATTTCCGTTTTACGTTCGGAATTCGCGATCTCCTGGATATTACTACTTCCTCCTTTGATCACTTTCTGTATGATCTATATGAGGGTTTCCGCGATTCCTTCCATCTTCATCGGCATAGTGACCGGTGGAATCTGTGCGCTTTTCACACAGTCCAATCTTTATTCCGTTTCGGGGGAATGGAGAGAATCGGTTACCTCCGCATTCAAGATTCTAGTCAGCGCCGCTTCGGAAGGAACGAAATTGAAAACAGGAGAACCTATCGTCGACGGTCTTCTTTCCAGGGGTGGGATGTCCTCGATGCTTCCGACTGTATGGTTGATTCTCTCCGCCATGTTTTACGCGGGTACTATGGAGGGAGGAGGCATGACGAAAAGCATCGCAGATTCCATCTTGAAGTGGGTGGGAGGGCGGTCTTCGCTTATCGCAAGCACGGTATTTACCTGTCTCGGCGTGAATTTGCTTTGTGCAGACCAATATTTGGCCATCGTAGTGCCGGGGAAGATGTTCAAGGAAGCCTATCACAGACGAGGTATGGATCCTAGAAATCTCTCCCGTAGCCTGGAAGATTCCGGAACTATGACCTCGGCTTTGGTTCCCTGGAATTCCTGCGGAGCGTTTATGGCTGCGGCACTAGGAGTTCCTACCGCCGTTTATCTTCCTTACGCGTTTTTAAATTTACTTTCTCCCGTCTTCTCTTTAATTTCGGGTGCTACGGGTTGGGGAATCGCGGGAAGATCGGATGGACTTTCGGACAAACCGTCGGAAGAAGGGTTCGGTTCTTAA
- a CDS encoding right-handed parallel beta-helix repeat-containing protein codes for MPRFQIFKRYVSLLGLLALGVMIGSLAFSCGSKENEPDGFAHVVMIDNAFSPPMQKIPVGGTIEFVNSGANPHNAIAVDKSWSTEKAYGNIVMPRGSKIKISYPKEGVFPYYCSFHASPDGKNGMVGDIVVGNAAYNPAARAGKNWKTTDKFSGVTRKVPQVYPTIQNAVDAASPGDLVLVDEGVYYEEVVVTTPSLVIRGTDRNKVILDGQFQRGNGIIVVGADGVAVENMTARNSTLNGFFWTGVKGYRGSYLTAYNNGDYGIYSFDSVNGVLEHSYASGSPDAGVYVGQCYPCKAILYDLISENSALGYSGTNAGGELYIISSIWRNNVVGLGPNSLDRELLPPERETTIVGNLIYDNNNLTAPIKPLEYPSYGTGILIAGGLRNIIKNNVVIGHDNYGIAIFPNLDENFWFSHQNVIEGNLVHSSGFGDLTQAGPIAVGNCFSGNKFQTSVPPLLEKTNSCGSGLRLPMGGEIFTALNALSLMVDATHGNYPSGDWKSQPIPLAQENMPGGVGAPIKPALHPFEDFGLDLNKVALPKEAEKILAERKPKFGDVLGGFSVPKPLDIQIVLFRWLGYLLPMLLYVCLVSLSIYDLASKSQASLGKYLWLAFVALVPYLGGGAYLLSGKSSYPKYLRFTVVFAGFGVSIAFILYLGLTIVGNVGAG; via the coding sequence ATGCCGAGATTCCAAATATTCAAGAGATACGTTTCCTTGCTAGGTCTCCTGGCATTGGGAGTGATGATCGGGAGTCTGGCCTTTTCCTGCGGGAGCAAGGAAAACGAGCCGGACGGGTTTGCGCATGTGGTCATGATAGATAACGCCTTCTCTCCACCTATGCAAAAAATTCCTGTGGGGGGAACGATCGAGTTCGTGAACTCCGGAGCAAATCCGCATAACGCGATTGCGGTAGATAAGTCCTGGTCCACCGAAAAAGCCTACGGAAATATCGTAATGCCTAGGGGTTCCAAGATCAAGATCAGTTATCCTAAGGAAGGAGTATTTCCTTACTACTGTAGTTTCCACGCTTCTCCCGACGGAAAGAACGGAATGGTGGGCGATATAGTCGTGGGTAACGCTGCCTATAACCCTGCCGCCAGAGCCGGGAAGAACTGGAAAACCACCGATAAATTCTCCGGAGTCACTCGCAAGGTTCCTCAAGTTTATCCTACCATCCAAAACGCTGTGGATGCAGCTTCTCCCGGAGACCTGGTTCTTGTGGACGAAGGCGTCTATTACGAGGAGGTCGTGGTTACGACTCCTTCACTAGTGATCCGAGGAACGGATAGAAATAAGGTCATCTTAGACGGGCAATTCCAAAGAGGAAACGGAATCATCGTAGTCGGGGCGGACGGGGTAGCGGTCGAGAATATGACCGCTAGAAACTCCACATTGAACGGTTTCTTTTGGACGGGTGTAAAAGGTTACCGCGGTTCCTATCTAACCGCGTATAATAACGGAGACTACGGAATCTACTCCTTTGACTCAGTAAACGGAGTATTAGAACATTCTTATGCGTCCGGTTCTCCGGATGCCGGAGTATACGTGGGGCAATGTTATCCTTGTAAGGCCATTCTCTACGATCTGATTTCGGAAAATAGCGCTCTCGGGTATTCCGGAACCAATGCCGGTGGAGAGTTATATATCATTAGCTCCATTTGGAGAAACAATGTCGTGGGATTGGGGCCGAATTCCTTGGATAGAGAACTTCTCCCTCCGGAAAGGGAAACTACGATCGTAGGAAACCTGATCTACGATAATAATAATTTAACCGCTCCGATCAAACCTCTGGAATATCCTTCTTACGGAACCGGAATATTGATCGCAGGGGGACTCCGAAATATCATCAAGAATAACGTAGTGATCGGTCATGATAATTACGGAATCGCGATCTTCCCGAATTTGGACGAGAATTTCTGGTTCTCCCACCAAAACGTGATCGAAGGGAATTTGGTACATTCTTCCGGTTTCGGAGACCTGACTCAGGCGGGTCCGATCGCTGTGGGTAACTGTTTCTCCGGAAACAAATTCCAGACTTCGGTTCCTCCTTTATTAGAAAAAACGAATTCATGCGGTTCCGGACTCCGTTTGCCGATGGGGGGAGAGATATTTACCGCTTTGAACGCTCTCTCTTTGATGGTGGATGCGACCCACGGAAATTATCCTTCGGGTGATTGGAAGAGCCAACCCATTCCTCTTGCACAGGAAAACATGCCCGGCGGAGTCGGGGCCCCGATTAAACCTGCGCTTCATCCTTTCGAGGATTTCGGTTTGGACTTGAATAAGGTCGCTTTGCCTAAGGAAGCGGAGAAGATTCTCGCGGAGAGAAAACCGAAATTCGGGGACGTTCTCGGAGGATTCTCGGTTCCTAAACCGTTGGATATCCAAATCGTTCTCTTCCGCTGGTTGGGATATTTGCTTCCTATGCTACTTTACGTCTGCCTTGTGAGCTTGAGTATTTACGACCTGGCATCCAAATCGCAGGCTAGCCTTGGAAAATACCTTTGGTTGGCGTTTGTGGCTCTCGTCCCTTATCTGGGGGGAGGAGCGTATCTGCTTTCCGGTAAATCCTCCTATCCGAAATATCTACGCTTTACCGTAGTCTTTGCGGGTTTTGGAGTCTCGATCGCATTTATCCTTTATTTGGGACTTACGATCGTAGGAAACGTGGGAGCCGGTTGA
- a CDS encoding PLDc N-terminal domain-containing protein translates to MATTQILEPGFFTLLFNFYGYYIFYILFALWAPLALIDLSKRDDVTPKQGSLWAAAIVLVPLIGAGAYHIAGGSKIPSWAKTSLVYGGIGLLALTLVISTIARF, encoded by the coding sequence ATGGCAACTACTCAGATTTTAGAACCGGGTTTCTTCACTCTTCTATTCAATTTTTACGGATATTATATCTTCTATATCCTTTTCGCTCTTTGGGCGCCTTTGGCATTGATCGACCTTTCCAAAAGGGACGATGTGACCCCGAAACAAGGCAGTCTTTGGGCGGCGGCGATCGTTCTTGTTCCCTTGATCGGAGCGGGAGCCTATCATATCGCCGGGGGTTCCAAGATTCCTTCCTGGGCCAAGACTAGCTTGGTTTACGGAGGTATAGGTTTATTAGCGCTGACGCTCGTAATTTCTACGATCGCCCGTTTCTAA
- a CDS encoding multicopper oxidase domain-containing protein, producing MNRKDFLRWLGIGGAGIAAGTGLAGFVSSDKKGGEICRTFPQAPAQGANLSVRLPGAIGGNSYGSMVHPPMYTDASFLSRMELHSSIPQAPPGNSFQTEMNIIEMPLTVAHETVMNAWTFDGIVPGKVLRARLGQNMEILFRNHSSHPHSVHFHGTHDPQQDGWEPIAPGAEKTYKIQAGPIGFHPYHCHVPPLASHMAKGLYGGFIVDPPGGRPPALEFMLILAGWDLKEVGRNDIYAWNGIAGFYDRFPIKVPVGKKVRLYIANMTEYDPIASFHLHSQTFDVYRTGTKLTPDEHTDVVTLGQTERVIIEFTLTKRGRYMFHPHQTHMADRGAMGWIVGV from the coding sequence ATGAATCGGAAGGATTTCCTTCGCTGGTTGGGAATAGGGGGAGCCGGGATTGCCGCCGGGACCGGGCTTGCCGGCTTCGTCTCCTCCGATAAAAAAGGAGGGGAGATTTGTAGGACCTTCCCTCAAGCTCCCGCACAGGGCGCGAATCTTTCGGTTCGTCTTCCCGGAGCCATCGGAGGGAACTCCTACGGAAGTATGGTGCATCCTCCTATGTATACGGATGCATCCTTTCTTTCCCGCATGGAACTGCATTCTTCCATTCCCCAGGCTCCTCCCGGAAATTCGTTTCAAACCGAAATGAATATCATAGAGATGCCTTTAACCGTGGCTCATGAAACGGTAATGAATGCTTGGACTTTCGATGGGATCGTTCCGGGAAAAGTACTACGAGCGAGGCTAGGGCAGAATATGGAGATTCTTTTCAGAAACCATTCTTCTCATCCTCACTCCGTTCATTTTCACGGGACCCATGATCCGCAGCAGGACGGTTGGGAACCGATCGCTCCGGGAGCAGAAAAGACTTACAAGATCCAAGCGGGTCCGATAGGTTTCCATCCTTATCATTGTCATGTTCCTCCTTTGGCGAGTCATATGGCGAAGGGGCTTTACGGAGGATTCATAGTGGATCCTCCCGGAGGCAGACCTCCTGCATTGGAATTCATGCTTATACTTGCCGGCTGGGATCTGAAAGAGGTCGGTAGAAACGATATCTATGCTTGGAACGGAATCGCAGGCTTTTACGATCGCTTTCCGATCAAGGTTCCGGTGGGTAAGAAGGTTCGCTTGTATATAGCGAATATGACGGAATACGATCCGATCGCATCCTTCCATCTTCATTCCCAGACATTCGACGTATATCGAACCGGAACGAAACTGACTCCGGACGAACATACGGATGTGGTTACATTAGGACAGACGGAGAGGGTAATTATAGAATTTACTCTGACCAAGCGCGGCAGATATATGTTCCATCCCCACCAGACTCATATGGCGGACAGAGGGGCCATGGGTTGGATCGTGGGTGTTTAA
- a CDS encoding SCO family protein, producing MKLNKYVFPVGILVLGLVAGYFGRKFSQDGNFASSDPVPEWKTAVLKDTSGKDVRLGELPGNIFVLYFGFSHCPDMCPMALTDIEKAFSLLGNDAQNAKPIFITVDPERDTPEVLRKYVERFPGKDLEALTGTKEEIEGLQKGFGSFSRKVQAPNAPDGYGVDHSLFIYLVDREGRILKAFPTGIKGEELAEEIRKVL from the coding sequence ATGAAATTGAATAAATACGTTTTCCCCGTGGGGATTTTGGTTTTAGGCCTCGTCGCCGGATATTTCGGTCGTAAATTCTCTCAAGACGGAAATTTTGCCTCTTCGGACCCGGTGCCGGAATGGAAAACCGCGGTCTTAAAGGATACCTCGGGCAAAGACGTTCGTTTGGGAGAATTGCCCGGAAATATATTCGTGCTTTATTTCGGATTCTCTCATTGCCCGGATATGTGCCCCATGGCTTTAACGGATATCGAAAAGGCTTTCAGTCTTTTGGGAAATGATGCTCAAAATGCGAAGCCAATTTTTATAACCGTGGATCCTGAGAGGGATACTCCGGAGGTCTTGCGCAAATATGTGGAGAGGTTTCCCGGGAAGGATCTAGAGGCATTGACCGGAACGAAAGAGGAAATCGAAGGACTCCAGAAAGGATTCGGTAGTTTTTCCAGAAAGGTCCAGGCTCCTAACGCTCCCGACGGTTACGGAGTCGATCATAGTCTTTTCATTTATTTAGTGGATAGGGAAGGGCGGATTTTAAAAGCATTTCCGACAGGGATCAAGGGAGAAGAATTGGCCGAGGAGATCCGAAAAGTTTTGTAG